A section of the Sphaerobacter thermophilus DSM 20745 genome encodes:
- the ptsP gene encoding phosphoenolpyruvate--protein phosphotransferase produces MAERRLRGTPAAPGVAVGHIVRYVPARATVTATTLKPEEIDAEIARLHDAVARVRERIDAARTRAAVTAGAQEAAIFDAHLLMLEDPAFTGEIERRIREERQPPSRAVEETAAALREQFAQMDDEYLRARVADIQDIATQLLRALAGDEPARPPEFPENTIIVAEELLPSDTALFDPDRVVALVTERGSRTAHVAILARALEMPAIVGVAGLLAQAQEGEGAIVDGDWGELILSPDTDTLPGYQARLDVARQERARLRSLHALPADTLDRVRITLLANIGTPREAEIALTHGAEGVGLFRTEFLFLDRPEPPSEEEQYQAYHHVVEVMAHRPVVIRTLDVGGDKPVPGVQLEPEANPFLGTRGLRLSLRYPDLFRTQLRAILRAAAHGNVHMMFPMVATVQDIFEARQIVEEVKDELNAEGIPYADDLPIGIMVETPAAAVAADVLIREVDFFSIGTNDLVQYTLAVDRTNADLARRYDPLDVSVVRMIAQAASAATGIGKSVAVCGEMAGDPEAIPLLLGLGIRELSMTATSIPRAKEIVRSLRIADAEQEAQRRIIGGLSD; encoded by the coding sequence ATGGCCGAACGGAGACTGCGCGGGACCCCGGCGGCACCTGGGGTCGCGGTGGGGCACATCGTCCGCTACGTTCCTGCCCGCGCCACAGTGACGGCGACCACCCTCAAGCCGGAGGAGATTGACGCCGAGATCGCACGGCTGCACGACGCCGTCGCGCGGGTTCGCGAGCGCATCGACGCGGCGCGCACGCGGGCCGCCGTAACCGCCGGGGCGCAGGAAGCTGCCATCTTCGACGCGCACCTCCTCATGCTCGAAGACCCCGCCTTCACCGGCGAGATCGAGCGCCGCATCCGGGAAGAGCGACAGCCGCCCTCGCGCGCCGTCGAGGAGACGGCAGCCGCGCTGCGCGAGCAGTTCGCCCAGATGGATGACGAGTACCTGCGCGCCCGCGTGGCCGACATCCAGGACATCGCCACCCAGCTCCTCCGTGCGCTGGCAGGAGACGAGCCCGCCCGCCCACCAGAGTTCCCGGAGAACACCATCATCGTCGCCGAGGAGTTGCTCCCCTCCGACACCGCGCTCTTCGACCCCGACCGCGTCGTGGCGCTCGTCACCGAGCGGGGCAGCCGCACCGCGCATGTCGCCATCCTCGCCCGGGCGCTGGAGATGCCCGCCATCGTCGGGGTTGCCGGTTTGCTGGCCCAGGCGCAGGAGGGCGAGGGCGCTATCGTCGACGGCGACTGGGGCGAACTCATCCTCTCACCCGACACCGACACGCTCCCCGGCTACCAGGCCCGCCTCGATGTCGCGCGACAGGAGCGTGCCCGGCTGCGCTCGCTGCACGCCCTTCCGGCCGACACGCTTGACCGCGTCCGCATCACGCTGCTCGCCAATATCGGCACGCCACGGGAGGCTGAGATCGCCCTGACCCACGGCGCGGAGGGCGTCGGCCTCTTCCGCACCGAATTCCTCTTCCTCGACCGGCCCGAGCCGCCGAGCGAGGAGGAGCAATACCAGGCCTATCACCACGTCGTCGAGGTGATGGCGCACCGCCCGGTCGTCATCCGCACGCTCGACGTCGGCGGCGACAAGCCGGTGCCCGGGGTGCAACTCGAACCGGAAGCGAACCCCTTCCTCGGCACCCGCGGGCTGCGTCTCTCCCTGCGCTACCCGGACCTGTTCCGCACCCAGCTCCGCGCGATCCTGCGCGCCGCCGCCCACGGCAACGTCCACATGATGTTCCCGATGGTCGCCACCGTGCAGGACATCTTCGAAGCCCGGCAGATCGTCGAGGAAGTCAAGGACGAGCTGAACGCCGAGGGCATCCCCTACGCCGACGACCTGCCGATCGGCATCATGGTCGAGACACCCGCTGCCGCAGTCGCCGCCGATGTGCTCATCCGCGAGGTGGACTTCTTCAGCATCGGCACCAACGATCTGGTGCAGTACACCCTGGCGGTGGATCGGACCAACGCCGACCTCGCCCGCCGCTACGACCCGCTCGACGTCTCGGTCGTGCGGATGATCGCTCAGGCCGCCTCAGCCGCCACTGGCATCGGGAAGTCGGTCGCCGTCTGCGGCGAGATGGCAGGCGACCCGGAGGCAATCCCTCTGCTGCTCGGGCTGGGCATTCGCGAACTCAGCATGACCGCCACCAGCATCCCCCGGGCCAAAGAGATCGTGCGTAGCCTCCGCATCGCCGACGCCGAACAGGAAGCCCAACGCCGCATCATCGGCGGGCTGAGCGACTGA
- a CDS encoding HPr family phosphocarrier protein → MTEARLTITNPVGLHARPAALFVRTAAGFQAAVRVRNLTRDPEREADAKSILSLMTLGVEHGHEILIRAEGPDEEAAIAALRDLVETNFRE, encoded by the coding sequence ATGACCGAGGCACGCCTGACCATCACCAACCCGGTCGGCCTGCACGCCCGGCCGGCCGCGCTCTTCGTCCGCACCGCGGCCGGCTTTCAGGCCGCGGTGCGTGTGCGCAACCTGACCCGCGACCCGGAGCGGGAAGCCGACGCCAAGAGCATCCTCAGCCTGATGACGCTCGGGGTCGAACACGGCCATGAAATCCTGATCCGGGCCGAAGGGCCGGACGAGGAGGCCGCCATCGCCGCGCTCCGGGACCTGGTCGAAACCAACTTCCGCGAGTAG
- the dhaM gene encoding dihydroxyacetone kinase phosphoryl donor subunit DhaM, producing the protein MPVGLVIVAHSQRLAEGVREVALQMTGGSVTIEAAGGVAGGALGTDAEAIARAIAAADSPDGVLVLMDLGSAVLSTEMAVEMLGDRLQGRVVLSDAPLVEGAVVAAVEASIGRSLDEVAQTALDARQMTKVKR; encoded by the coding sequence ATGCCGGTCGGTCTGGTCATCGTCGCGCACAGCCAGCGGCTCGCCGAGGGTGTGCGCGAGGTGGCGCTGCAGATGACGGGTGGCAGCGTCACCATCGAGGCGGCGGGCGGCGTCGCCGGCGGTGCCCTGGGCACCGACGCCGAAGCCATCGCGCGGGCCATCGCTGCGGCCGACAGCCCGGACGGTGTGCTCGTCCTGATGGACCTCGGGTCGGCGGTGCTGAGCACCGAGATGGCAGTCGAGATGCTGGGCGACAGACTGCAAGGGCGTGTCGTGCTGAGCGACGCGCCCCTGGTCGAGGGTGCGGTGGTCGCAGCCGTTGAGGCCTCGATCGGGCGCTCCCTGGATGAGGTCGCCCAAACGGCGCTCGACGCCCGACAGATGACCAAGGTGAAGCGATGA
- the glpK gene encoding glycerol kinase GlpK codes for MAQAVLALDQGTTSSRAILFGHDGRPILARNQEFPQIYPQPGWVEHSPEDIWNSQVAVAKHVLESGRVALEDVVAIGITNQRETTLIWERDTGNPVHNAIVWQDRRTAAICDQLKAAGWEEQIRDKTGLVIDPYFSGTKVKWLLDNVYDLRARAERGELAFGTVDTYLIWKLTGGKVHVTDYSNASRTLLFNIHTLDWDDDILKEFGIPRALLPEVRPSSAVYGETDPSIFGRAIPIAGDAGDQQAATFGQACYQVGMAKQTYGTGSFMLMNIGDKPQPSKSGLLTTIAWGVDDKVIYALEGSIFITGAAVQWLRDSLQIISNAAESEVLATQIGSNNGVYFVPAFVGLGAPYWDAYARGAIVGLTRGAGRAEIARAALESVAYQTRDVLEAMQTDTGIEFKELRVDGGMVANDFLMQFQADIIGKAVERPEVAETTALGAAYLAGLAVGFWKDEQDIAQNWQLNRRFEPQMSEEERERLYTGWKRAVERARDWEVRE; via the coding sequence GTGGCACAGGCGGTATTGGCACTGGACCAGGGGACAACCAGCTCACGCGCTATTCTGTTCGGCCATGACGGCCGCCCGATCCTCGCGCGGAACCAGGAATTTCCTCAGATCTACCCACAGCCAGGTTGGGTCGAGCATAGCCCGGAGGACATCTGGAACTCGCAGGTCGCCGTCGCCAAGCATGTGCTGGAGAGCGGTCGTGTGGCGCTCGAGGACGTGGTCGCCATCGGCATCACCAACCAGCGCGAAACGACGCTGATCTGGGAGCGTGACACCGGCAACCCGGTGCACAACGCCATCGTCTGGCAGGACCGGCGCACCGCTGCCATCTGCGATCAGCTCAAGGCTGCCGGCTGGGAGGAGCAGATCCGCGACAAGACCGGACTGGTCATCGACCCCTACTTCTCCGGTACCAAGGTCAAGTGGCTCCTCGACAACGTCTACGACCTCCGCGCGCGCGCCGAGCGCGGGGAACTCGCCTTCGGTACGGTGGACACCTACCTGATCTGGAAGCTGACCGGCGGGAAGGTCCACGTCACCGATTACTCGAACGCCTCGCGCACGCTCCTGTTCAACATCCACACGCTCGACTGGGATGACGACATCCTCAAGGAGTTCGGCATCCCCCGGGCGTTGCTGCCCGAGGTGCGCCCGTCGAGCGCCGTCTACGGCGAGACCGATCCGAGCATCTTCGGCCGCGCGATCCCGATCGCCGGGGATGCCGGCGACCAGCAGGCCGCCACCTTCGGTCAGGCCTGCTATCAGGTCGGCATGGCCAAGCAGACCTACGGCACCGGCAGCTTCATGCTGATGAACATCGGCGACAAGCCCCAGCCCTCGAAGAGCGGCCTGCTCACCACCATCGCCTGGGGTGTCGACGACAAAGTCATCTACGCCCTTGAAGGCTCGATCTTCATCACCGGGGCGGCCGTCCAGTGGCTGCGCGACTCGCTCCAGATCATCAGCAACGCGGCCGAGTCGGAGGTGCTGGCCACCCAGATCGGCTCGAACAACGGTGTCTACTTCGTCCCCGCCTTCGTCGGCCTCGGCGCCCCCTATTGGGACGCCTACGCCCGCGGCGCTATCGTCGGGCTGACCCGCGGCGCGGGCCGTGCGGAGATCGCTCGCGCCGCGCTGGAGTCGGTCGCCTACCAGACCCGTGACGTGCTGGAGGCGATGCAGACCGACACCGGCATCGAGTTCAAGGAACTGCGCGTGGACGGCGGCATGGTCGCCAACGACTTCCTGATGCAGTTCCAGGCCGACATCATCGGCAAGGCGGTGGAGCGGCCCGAGGTGGCGGAGACGACGGCGCTCGGCGCGGCCTACCTCGCCGGTCTGGCCGTCGGCTTCTGGAAGGACGAGCAGGACATCGCCCAGAACTGGCAACTCAATCGTCGCTTCGAGCCGCAAATGAGCGAGGAAGAGCGCGAGCGACTCTACACAGGTTGGAAGCGCGCCGTCGAGCGCGCCCGCGACTGGGAGGTTCGCGAGTAG
- the dhaL gene encoding dihydroxyacetone kinase subunit DhaL, whose product MGNSDAITLEILRRITEVMRENAEELTRLDSAIGDGDHGTNMARGFNAVLPKVEAMAGQPPAALLKTTATTLISTVGGAAGPLYGTAFLRAATALDGKNDIDERDVLAAFDAALEGIKARGKASPGEKTMVDALTPAVDALRAAVEQGLDLPTALDHAAAAARTGMEATIPMLATKGRASYLGERSIGHQDPGATSSYLIVQAIADVVRENSG is encoded by the coding sequence GTGGGGAACAGTGACGCGATCACTCTGGAGATCCTGCGCCGCATCACGGAAGTGATGCGAGAGAACGCCGAGGAGTTGACCCGCCTGGACTCGGCGATCGGCGACGGCGACCACGGAACCAACATGGCCCGTGGCTTCAACGCCGTCCTGCCGAAGGTGGAAGCGATGGCCGGGCAGCCCCCAGCGGCGCTGCTCAAGACCACCGCCACCACGCTCATCTCGACCGTGGGCGGCGCCGCGGGACCACTCTACGGCACCGCCTTCCTCCGCGCCGCCACCGCGCTCGACGGGAAGAACGACATCGACGAGCGCGACGTGCTGGCCGCGTTCGATGCGGCGCTTGAGGGGATCAAGGCGCGGGGTAAAGCCAGTCCTGGTGAGAAGACGATGGTTGATGCGCTCACCCCGGCTGTCGACGCCCTACGCGCCGCGGTCGAGCAGGGCCTCGATCTGCCCACCGCGCTCGACCACGCCGCGGCGGCGGCCCGGACCGGGATGGAGGCAACGATCCCGATGCTGGCCACCAAGGGACGGGCCAGCTACCTCGGAGAGCGCAGCATCGGCCATCAGGACCCCGGTGCGACCTCGTCCTACCTGATCGTGCAGGCGATCGCGGATGTTGTTCGCGAGAACAGCGGGTAG
- the dhaK gene encoding dihydroxyacetone kinase subunit DhaK: MKKLINRPEDVVREELEGMAAAHPDLLRVDPELQVIIRKDAPIEGKVGVISGGGSGHEPLHGGFVGMGMLDAACPGAVFTSPVPDQMLEATKAVNGGAGVLHIVKNYTGDVMNFELAAELAQAEGIEVRSVIINDDVAVQDSLYTAGRRGVGGTVLAEKITGALAERKASLDEVEAVCRKVNENVRSMGMALTSCTVPTAGKPTFELGENEMEIGIGIHGEPGRQRLPLASADEITEMLVTPILEDLPFRRGDQVLAFVNGMGGTPLMELYIVFRQLHRILSDRGITIARSLVGDYITSLEMAGVSITLLRLDDQLIDLWDAPVHTPALRWGV; encoded by the coding sequence ATGAAGAAGCTCATCAACCGCCCGGAGGATGTGGTCCGTGAGGAACTCGAAGGGATGGCAGCGGCCCATCCCGATCTCCTGCGGGTGGACCCGGAACTCCAGGTCATCATCCGCAAGGATGCGCCGATCGAGGGCAAGGTCGGAGTCATATCGGGTGGCGGCAGCGGCCACGAACCACTCCACGGCGGCTTCGTCGGCATGGGAATGCTCGACGCCGCCTGCCCGGGAGCAGTCTTCACCTCGCCGGTGCCCGATCAGATGCTGGAGGCCACCAAGGCGGTCAACGGCGGCGCAGGCGTGCTGCACATCGTGAAGAACTACACCGGCGACGTCATGAACTTCGAGCTGGCTGCCGAGCTGGCTCAGGCCGAGGGCATCGAGGTCCGCAGCGTCATCATCAACGATGACGTAGCCGTGCAGGACTCGCTCTACACCGCAGGGCGCCGCGGTGTCGGCGGGACCGTCCTGGCCGAGAAGATCACCGGCGCGCTCGCCGAGCGCAAGGCGAGCCTCGACGAGGTCGAAGCCGTCTGCCGTAAGGTCAACGAGAACGTGCGCAGCATGGGCATGGCGCTGACGTCCTGCACCGTGCCCACCGCCGGGAAGCCGACCTTCGAGCTAGGCGAGAACGAGATGGAGATCGGCATTGGCATCCACGGCGAGCCTGGCCGGCAGCGCCTCCCCCTCGCCTCGGCCGATGAAATCACCGAGATGCTGGTCACGCCGATCCTGGAGGACCTGCCGTTCCGCCGGGGCGATCAGGTGTTGGCCTTCGTCAACGGCATGGGCGGTACCCCGCTCATGGAGCTGTACATCGTCTTCCGCCAGCTACACCGAATCCTGAGCGACCGCGGCATCACCATCGCTCGGTCCCTCGTGGGGGACTACATCACCTCGCTCGAGATGGCAGGCGTGTCGATCACCCTGCTGCGGCTCGACGACCAACTCATCGACCTGTGGGACGCGCCCGTCCACACCCCCGCGCTGCGGTGGGGCGTGTAG
- a CDS encoding MIP/aquaporin family protein yields the protein MASPTTLGKTGWRATIWGELLAEFLGTFILIMFGDGVVAMAVAALNSSGRAAEPTTIFLASGDWLLITWGWALAVTFGVYVAGGITGAHINPAVTIAFAVKRGFPWSKVPGYIIAQILGAFVAAALVFVNYRDAIGAFESASGIVRDGEGGNTTFSIFATFPAPYFGDSLIGPFIDQVIGTALLVLLILAVVDTLNLAPRSNLGPFIVGLIVAAIGMSYGANAGYAINPARDFGPRLFAYLAGWGQWAFPGINSYWWVPIVGPIVGGVIGAFIYDVFIHDVLKARGVQPAPDLEVEGRAVEERPEEERPEERGRAAPAD from the coding sequence ATGGCCAGTCCGACGACCCTGGGCAAGACCGGATGGCGTGCCACCATCTGGGGTGAGTTGCTCGCGGAGTTCCTCGGCACGTTCATCCTGATCATGTTCGGTGATGGTGTAGTTGCAATGGCTGTGGCTGCCCTGAACTCCTCGGGACGGGCCGCCGAGCCGACAACGATCTTCCTCGCTTCTGGCGACTGGCTTCTGATCACCTGGGGATGGGCCCTGGCGGTGACCTTCGGGGTGTATGTGGCGGGTGGCATCACCGGCGCTCACATCAACCCGGCGGTGACGATCGCCTTCGCCGTCAAGCGGGGTTTCCCCTGGTCGAAAGTGCCCGGCTACATCATCGCCCAGATCCTCGGTGCCTTCGTCGCTGCCGCGCTCGTGTTCGTGAACTACCGCGACGCGATCGGCGCCTTTGAGAGCGCATCCGGCATCGTCCGCGACGGCGAGGGCGGCAACACGACCTTCAGCATCTTTGCCACCTTCCCGGCACCGTACTTCGGTGACAGCCTGATCGGTCCATTCATCGACCAGGTGATCGGCACCGCGCTGCTGGTGCTCCTGATCCTGGCTGTGGTGGACACCCTCAACCTCGCGCCGCGGTCGAACCTCGGGCCGTTCATCGTCGGCCTGATCGTCGCGGCGATCGGTATGTCCTACGGCGCCAACGCCGGGTACGCCATCAACCCGGCCCGCGACTTCGGGCCGCGGCTGTTTGCCTACCTGGCCGGCTGGGGCCAATGGGCGTTCCCCGGCATCAACTCCTACTGGTGGGTGCCGATCGTCGGGCCGATCGTCGGCGGCGTGATCGGCGCCTTCATCTACGACGTGTTCATCCACGACGTGCTCAAGGCCCGCGGCGTGCAACCGGCGCCCGACCTGGAGGTCGAGGGCCGGGCCGTCGAGGAGCGCCCTGAGGAAGAGCGCCCCGAGGAGCGCGGCCGCGCCGCACCGGCCGACTAA
- a CDS encoding MFS transporter, whose translation MTSWQRTLYALWLAQTLTIIGFSLRTPFLPLFLGDLGAESMEQQALWSGLINGGGAAIMAVTAPLWGFVADRYGRKPMVLRAMFVGSCTIGLMALATSPWHLLALRFVEGGLTGTVTASTALVATTVPKERLGYSLGLMQMAIFSGSSVGPLLGGVLGDTIGYRPTFVLAGSLLFISGVLVLVLVQENFERPVPRDEDASERVSMRALLVAPAMLAMILVLFGLRAASSAIQPIMPLYVEQLANRASGVASLAGITMGVMGLTSALASVLLGRAGDRFGTRPILLVSIVLSGLLYLPQAGVQSVGQLILLQAVFGLAVGGALPTANAIVAHLTPPERRGAIYGFTAAATSLGGFVGPLGGASLAAAISIRATFLVMGALLLVIGLWAWRAIPERIGVPATPGSSRTLNRSGSLR comes from the coding sequence ATGACCTCGTGGCAACGAACGCTTTATGCGCTGTGGTTGGCACAGACGCTGACCATCATCGGATTCAGCCTGCGCACTCCCTTCCTTCCTCTTTTCCTCGGCGACCTTGGTGCCGAATCGATGGAGCAGCAGGCCCTCTGGTCGGGACTGATCAACGGGGGCGGGGCCGCCATTATGGCCGTGACTGCCCCGCTCTGGGGCTTCGTGGCCGACCGCTACGGCCGCAAGCCGATGGTGCTCCGCGCCATGTTCGTCGGCTCTTGCACCATTGGGCTGATGGCCCTCGCCACCAGTCCGTGGCACCTGCTGGCGCTGCGCTTCGTCGAAGGGGGGTTGACCGGCACCGTCACCGCGTCCACCGCGCTGGTCGCCACGACCGTGCCGAAGGAGCGCCTGGGCTACAGCCTTGGCCTGATGCAGATGGCCATCTTCTCCGGCTCGTCGGTCGGCCCGCTGCTGGGCGGCGTCCTGGGTGACACGATCGGGTACCGCCCCACTTTCGTGCTGGCCGGCTCGCTCTTGTTCATCTCGGGCGTCCTGGTCCTCGTCCTGGTGCAGGAGAACTTCGAGCGACCCGTCCCGCGCGACGAGGATGCCTCCGAGCGCGTGTCAATGCGAGCATTGCTCGTCGCCCCCGCGATGCTCGCCATGATCCTGGTGCTGTTCGGCCTGCGCGCGGCCAGCAGCGCCATCCAGCCGATTATGCCTCTGTACGTCGAGCAGCTCGCCAACCGCGCCAGCGGCGTCGCCTCCCTCGCTGGGATCACGATGGGGGTGATGGGCCTGACCAGCGCCCTGGCGTCGGTGCTGCTCGGGCGCGCGGGTGACCGCTTCGGCACCCGGCCCATCCTGCTGGTCAGCATCGTGCTGTCCGGACTGCTCTACCTGCCGCAGGCAGGGGTGCAGTCGGTCGGGCAGTTGATCCTCCTGCAGGCCGTCTTCGGGCTTGCAGTCGGGGGCGCCCTACCCACGGCCAACGCCATCGTCGCCCACCTGACCCCGCCAGAGCGGCGCGGCGCCATCTACGGCTTCACCGCGGCGGCGACCTCCCTCGGCGGCTTCGTCGGTCCGCTCGGTGGTGCGAGTCTTGCGGCAGCAATCAGTATCCGAGCGACGTTCCTGGTTATGGGAGCGCTGCTACTGGTAATAGGGCTGTGGGCATGGCGAGCCATTCCCGAGCGGATTGGCGTCCCGGCCACACCCGGGTCGTCACGGACCCTCAACCGATCCGGTTCACTGCGCTGA
- a CDS encoding cation:proton antiporter — protein sequence MELTQQLVITGTSILVAAAVVQVLALRTPIPSILLYLGIGILLGPSVFGLLATNHLGDTLTAVVQLAVAIIVFEGAFSLEGYYLRQVQAPVRNLVTLGVLVTLVGGALVARGVAGLSWPLAIQYAALVSVTGPTVITPLLQRVRVRGRVRATLAGEGVIVDPIGAVIALVVFNIIRASDLDLGAAAIHAGTRLLIGAAWGAVGGVLLLLVLRRLGEEPSRVARIMAIAGAAAIYTAIESVMPETGLAAVVVAGLLLGNAEFPHREEVHEFKGDITMIVIATVYLLLAATLDPSDLGELGWRGPVAVLLMMVLVRPAGVVLSTLRSALSWRERAFVAAIGPRGVVAASLATLVALNLDAAGVAGAPALLGLVFLTIVITIAVQASYAGWLAQRLGVIPMDVLIIGGGKVGRMLAKELLDAGEDITVIEQDPDVAERARQLGAHVVLGDGTDAEVLKRAGITHAKAVVATTGSDKDNLLALQIARTRFGRQKLVSRVNDPEAVESFKAAGIQVLNPARATAMILANLVRRPTLFRLLSEVQAQGADVIEVVVGSDGVVGRPLREVPLPRDVLILLVRRNGRQVIPHGDTVLQPGDAVTLVGGRGSTSEAARLLEGS from the coding sequence GTGGAACTCACACAGCAACTCGTTATCACCGGCACGAGCATCCTGGTCGCCGCGGCGGTGGTGCAGGTGCTGGCGCTCCGCACCCCGATCCCGTCGATCTTGCTCTACCTGGGCATCGGCATCCTGCTGGGGCCGAGTGTCTTCGGTCTGCTGGCGACCAATCACCTGGGTGACACCCTGACCGCGGTCGTCCAGCTCGCGGTCGCTATCATCGTGTTCGAGGGCGCCTTCTCGCTCGAGGGCTACTACCTGCGTCAGGTCCAGGCGCCGGTCCGCAACCTGGTGACCCTGGGCGTGCTGGTCACACTCGTCGGGGGCGCCCTGGTGGCACGCGGCGTCGCCGGCTTGAGCTGGCCGCTGGCCATCCAGTACGCCGCGCTGGTGTCGGTGACGGGGCCGACCGTGATCACGCCGCTGCTGCAGCGGGTGCGGGTGCGCGGCCGTGTGCGGGCCACACTGGCCGGCGAGGGCGTGATCGTCGACCCGATCGGCGCGGTTATCGCGCTGGTGGTCTTCAATATCATCCGGGCGTCGGACCTCGACCTGGGGGCCGCAGCCATCCACGCGGGGACGCGCCTGCTGATCGGGGCGGCCTGGGGTGCCGTCGGCGGCGTGCTGCTCCTGCTAGTGCTGCGGCGACTGGGCGAGGAGCCGAGCCGGGTGGCGCGGATCATGGCCATCGCCGGGGCCGCGGCGATCTATACGGCCATCGAGTCGGTGATGCCGGAGACGGGGCTGGCGGCCGTCGTGGTCGCCGGGCTGCTCCTCGGGAACGCCGAGTTCCCCCACCGGGAGGAAGTCCATGAGTTCAAGGGCGACATCACCATGATCGTCATCGCCACCGTGTACCTGCTGCTGGCCGCGACGCTGGATCCGTCGGACCTGGGCGAACTCGGCTGGCGTGGCCCGGTGGCGGTGCTGCTGATGATGGTGCTGGTGCGCCCGGCGGGGGTCGTCCTCAGTACCCTGCGCTCGGCGCTCTCCTGGCGCGAGCGTGCCTTTGTGGCGGCCATTGGGCCGCGGGGGGTGGTGGCGGCCTCGCTGGCCACCCTGGTGGCCCTGAACCTGGATGCGGCGGGCGTAGCGGGCGCTCCGGCGCTGCTCGGCCTCGTCTTCCTGACGATCGTCATCACCATCGCCGTGCAGGCGAGCTACGCGGGCTGGTTGGCTCAGCGATTGGGGGTCATACCGATGGACGTGCTCATCATCGGAGGCGGCAAGGTCGGGCGGATGCTGGCGAAGGAGCTCCTCGACGCCGGGGAGGACATCACGGTGATCGAGCAGGACCCCGACGTGGCCGAACGGGCCCGGCAGCTCGGCGCTCATGTCGTCCTGGGCGACGGAACCGATGCCGAGGTTCTGAAGCGCGCCGGGATCACCCACGCCAAGGCGGTCGTGGCCACCACCGGGTCGGACAAGGACAACCTGCTCGCGTTGCAGATCGCCCGGACGCGCTTCGGCCGGCAGAAGCTGGTCTCGCGCGTCAACGACCCGGAGGCGGTGGAGAGCTTCAAGGCGGCCGGCATCCAGGTGCTGAACCCGGCGCGGGCCACGGCGATGATCCTGGCCAACCTGGTGCGCCGCCCCACGCTCTTCCGGCTCCTCAGCGAAGTCCAAGCCCAGGGCGCCGACGTAATAGAAGTGGTGGTGGGGAGCGATGGAGTCGTCGGACGCCCGTTGCGCGAGGTGCCGTTGCCGCGCGACGTGCTCATCCTCCTCGTCCGCCGCAACGGGCGGCAGGTCATCCCGCACGGGGATACTGTGCTGCAGCCGGGCGACGCGGTGACCCTGGTCGGCGGTCGCGGCTCGACGAGCGAGGCGGCTCGCCTCCTCGAGGGCTCCTGA
- a CDS encoding response regulator transcription factor — protein MRIVVIDPDQTATRLVGFILGEAGHTVVQATTAAAGLHAVFERETDAVLLEAELPDLDGWELCKELRGRRYTGPLIFVSEQGSTRAKVRAFEHGADDFIVEPYDPAELVARVGAVARRCQRADYQAMGTVLKVGDVELAIGELTVRVAGREPVLLTPTEMRLLECLMRNSQITISRETLIERTWGYDFVGESNRVDVYISRLRKKLERDPAAPEYLHTVRGVGYVFRPAPRRANVVALPSSVGVNGHVEDFIQSIG, from the coding sequence ATGCGCATCGTAGTTATCGATCCGGACCAGACGGCTACCCGTCTCGTCGGATTCATCCTCGGTGAGGCCGGGCACACCGTGGTTCAGGCAACGACGGCGGCCGCGGGGCTCCACGCGGTGTTCGAGCGGGAGACCGACGCGGTGCTGTTGGAGGCGGAGCTGCCGGACCTGGACGGCTGGGAGCTGTGCAAGGAGCTGCGAGGGCGGCGCTACACCGGGCCGCTGATCTTCGTCAGCGAGCAGGGCAGCACCCGGGCCAAGGTGCGCGCCTTCGAGCACGGCGCCGATGACTTCATCGTCGAGCCCTACGACCCGGCCGAGTTGGTGGCGCGGGTGGGGGCGGTGGCGCGCCGTTGCCAGCGGGCGGACTACCAGGCGATGGGCACGGTGCTGAAGGTGGGGGACGTCGAGCTGGCGATTGGGGAGTTGACGGTGCGAGTGGCCGGGCGGGAGCCGGTGCTGCTGACGCCGACGGAGATGCGGCTGTTGGAGTGTCTGATGCGCAACAGTCAGATCACCATCAGCCGGGAGACGTTGATCGAGCGGACGTGGGGGTACGACTTTGTGGGGGAGAGCAACCGGGTGGATGTGTACATCAGCCGGTTGCGCAAGAAGCTGGAGCGGGACCCGGCGGCGCCGGAGTACCTGCACACGGTGCGGGGCGTGGGCTACGTCTTCCGCCCCGCGCCACGACGCGCCAACGTCGTTGCCCTGCCGTCAAGCGTCGGCGTCAACGGCCACGTGGAGGACTTCATCCAGTCAATCGGCTGA